CAACTGCCGTTGCATTTGAGTATTAGTGGAACCGGGCGCGACAATATTACAACGAATATTATCCTGCGCCACCTCCAAAGCCAGACACTTGAGCATCATCGTGGTGGCGGCTTTGGACGCCGCATAGGCACCCATGCCTATACGAGGAGTTAAAGACGCATTTGAACCCACCACAACAATCGCACCCGCTTTACGCACTTTCATTAAGCTCGCACTGGCTCGGCAGATATTCAGAGCACCAAAGGTATTCACATGAAAGGTGCTCAGCCAATCGTCTTCTGGCTGACTGAGTATTTCGCCCAAGCGAAATATTCCAGCACAGTGCGCAACAAAAGCAATGGGGCCAATAGTGCTCTCAATTGAATCTAGGCACGCATTGACCTCCGACGAATCAGCCACATCCAAGTGCCAGCGACAATAAGCATTGGTTCTTACTCCAGTTTTTGGTAGATCGGTAAACTGGGTATCCAATGCCACCACTTTTGCTCCCAACCGGTATAGGATGCTAGCAACCTCAAGGCCAATGCCCTGTGCCGCACCGGTCACTGCCGCTACGGCTCCGGCAAACTCCTGAAAATAATCATTCGGCATAGGCGGGTTCTTCCAGAGCAAATTGACAATACTTTTGGAAATGCTCACGAGTAATACGACTGAAAGGCTTATTTAGGCGGCCAAGCTCCACACACGTATCACCGGACAGCATGTCACCCATTTGCAAGTCCACACCGCGTTCCGCCGCCTGTTTTTTGTGATGAAAAAACGCCACCAACGCAAGCTCCGA
The Teredinibacter franksiae DNA segment above includes these coding regions:
- a CDS encoding 2,3-dihydro-2,3-dihydroxybenzoate dehydrogenase, with product MPNDYFQEFAGAVAAVTGAAQGIGLEVASILYRLGAKVVALDTQFTDLPKTGVRTNAYCRWHLDVADSSEVNACLDSIESTIGPIAFVAHCAGIFRLGEILSQPEDDWLSTFHVNTFGALNICRASASLMKVRKAGAIVVVGSNASLTPRIGMGAYAASKAATTMMLKCLALEVAQDNIRCNIVAPGSTNTQMQRQLWQSEADSEKIVRGNSEQYRLGIPLGRIAATEQVANTVLFMLSDMASHITMETLKVDGGATLG